From the genome of Papaver somniferum cultivar HN1 chromosome 2, ASM357369v1, whole genome shotgun sequence, one region includes:
- the LOC113348062 gene encoding zinc finger CCCH domain-containing protein 20-like, with the protein MMVHVPPWSLYDQDSVSGNNNNMMYQLPVTGVGSGCNNNNINNGGGDYSPLCMSEAVSALSRYLPSNDLDSDDSDLSSVVDAYSCDEFRMYEFKVRRCSRGRSHDWTECPYAHPGEKARRRDPRKFHYSGTACPDFRKGNCKRGDTCEYAHGVFECWLHPARYRTQPCKDGTSCRRRVCFFAHTPEQLRILPSQSQLSPRNESSPPSYDGSPLRVALDSYYVGASPTSTLNLSPPMSPNSGSPPMSPSTGMGRSIIGSNSVNEMVLNLRNLQLNKVKSAPSSWVLGSSSFCSPRASSSLRPGFSSLPTTPTRTPTRSGGVGGYLDFWDQCGSLEEEPAMERVESGRNLRSKIYEKLSKENSFGRERVDSVPGSSGPDVQWVSELVK; encoded by the coding sequence ATGATGGTTCATGTACCACCATGGTCACTGTATGATCAAGATTCAGTTTCTGGTAACAACAACAATATGATGTATCAACTTCCAGTCACTGGAGTTGGTTCTGGttgtaacaacaacaacatcaacaatggAGGAGGAGATTACTCGCCGTTATGCATGAGTGAAGCAGTTTCAGCTTTATCACGTTATTTACCATCAAACGATCTTGATTCAGATGATTCAGACTTATCATCAGTTGTTGATGCTTACTCCTGTGATGAGTTTCGTATGTACGAGTTTAAAGTGAGGAGATGTTCAAGAGGAAGATCACATGATTGGACTGAATGTCCATACGCACATCCAGGTGAGAAAGCAAGAAGAAGAGATCCCCGGAAGTTTCATTATTCCGGTACCGCTTGTCCTGATTTCCGTAAAGGGAATTGCAAAAGAGGTGATACTTGTGAATACGCACACGGCGTGTTTGAGTGTTGGTTGCACCCAGCTCGTTATCGTACGCAGCCTTGTAAAGATGGTACCAGTTGTCGTCGTCGTGTTTGTTTCTTTGCTCATACACCTGAACAGCTGAGGATTCTTCCGAGTCAGTCTCAACTCAGTCCTAGAAATGAGTCTTCACCACCGAGTTACGATGGTTCTCCACTTCGTGTCGCTTTGGATTCTTACTATGTTGGTGCTTCACCCACTTCTACTTTGAATCTGTCACCACCGATGTCTCCTAATTCTGGGTCACCACCTATGTCTCCTAGTACTGGTATGGGTCGGTCTATTATTGGGTCCAACTCGGTTAACGAAATGGTCTTGAATCTTCGTAATTTACAGCTTAACAAAGTGAAATCAGCACCTTCTTCATGGGTTCTTGGTAGTTCTAGTTTTTGTTCACCTAGGGCTAGTTCTAGCCTTCGTCCTGGTTTTAGCAGTTTGCCAACAACTCCAACTCGGACTCCAACTAGGTCTGGTGGGGTTGGAGGATACCTTGATTTTTGGGATCAGTGTGGTTCTCTGGAAGAAGAACCAGCAATGGAAAGAGTTGAATCTGGGAGGAATTTACGTTCAAAGATATATGAAAAGCTTAGCAAGGAGAATTCCTTTGGACGTGAACGAGTTGACTCAGTTCCTGGCTCTTCTGGTCCTGATGTTCAGTGGGTTTCCGAGCTTGTCAAATGA